TCGCCAGTAAGCAGGAAATTCTGCTTACTATGATCGATTCGATACGGCATAATCTTTTCGCACATATCGGAACAAAGGTTGCCGACGATCAGCCCGCACGCGATCAATTGCAGGAAACCCTGAAGCGCCATCTGGAATTTATCGAAGCAGAACACGGAACGCCGCATATCCTTTTCTCTGAGGCGCTATATACCGACGTCACAAAACTCCAGCAACGTCTCCGTTCGATAATGGAGCATTACCAGGATTATATCACAAGCATCATCCGACACGGAAAAGAGAGGGGTGAGTTCCGGGAGGATCTCGACGAGGAGGCGGTCCCGATGCTCTTTCTGGGTGTCATCCAGTCCAATGTGATGCTCTGGACGCTGGCTGGACAGTCATACTCACTGACCGACAACTATGACCATCTCTGGAAAATTTTATCGGAGGGTTTACGGTAATATTTTTTTGATCTATAAGTTAGTAAATACTTACTAATATAAGAGGAGAGAATATGAAACTTTTCACACAATGGGTTTTGAAGTATCGATGGATGGTGGTAATACTGACGCTGGGATTGACCGGCTTTTTCGCCTGGCAGATGCCAAAGATGTCCATCGACAATTCCATAGACAATATGCTACCGGCGGATCATCCCGCCAAACAGGCCTACGACAAAGTCAGCGAGACATTCGGCAGCACAGACATCCTGGTTGTAGCACTTCACAGCGACAGCCTGTTTTCTCCGTCAGTGTTGGATCAGATCTATGAAATCACTTACGAGTTCGAAGCGGTGTCCGGGGTGACTGAAGTGCGCAGTATTTCCACGGCGAACTATATGCGTGGATCCGAGTTCGGTCTGGAGGTGGAAGACCTCATGCCGGAGCCGCCGAAGCGCCAGGCGGATATTGACTCGCTCAGACAAAAAATTGATGACTCCGACATTTATACCGGAACCATTATCTCTGAGAACCGGGAGTATGCCGGATTTATCATTCGTCTGGCGCCGGAAGCCGATGATGCGACAGTCTATCGCGGAATTCAATCCGTAATCCGCAGCCAACCGAACAACGATGATTTCTCCATTGCCGGCGCTCCGGCGGTCAATACAGTCATGGCGGATTCAATGAAACACGACCTGACCACTCTCCTGCCATTTGTCATACTACTGGTACTACTCAGCCTGTATTTCAGTTTCCGGAGTCTCCAGGGAGTCTTACTACCCGTGCTGACCGTCCTCATTAGCGTTATCTGGACGCTGGGACTCATGGCGCTGCTGAGTATCCCAATGGCGATGATCAGCACCATTTTACCGATCCTTTTGGTCGCCATCGGCAGCGCCTATGGTATCCACGCCATTAACGGATATTATGAAGAGTTAGTCGGGGATCAATCCAAAGCAGAAGCAATTACCGGGGCAATGGCGCACGTCGGAAAGGCCATTCTCATGGCAGGACTGACCACACTGATTGGCTTTGCAGCGCTGGCAACCTCTCAGGTCACGCAGGTACAGCAGTTCGGATTATTCACGGCATTTGGCGTAGCCAGTGCCCTGATTTTGTCCATCACGTTTATCCCGGCAATTCTCATGACACTTCCGGTGCCTAAAAATATCAATGCCAGAGATAACAATGCCTCCCCCGGACTGCTGGACCGGCAATTGGAAGGGTTAGCCAAATTCACCCTCCGTCACAAGAAAATGGTAATCATCACCGGCGCCCTGTTGCTTCTTCTGTCCGTTGCCGGCTTTCCGTGGCTCTTTGTTGAGACAAACACACTCCGGTTTTTCAAGCCGGAGAGCGAAATCCGGCAGGCCACGGCAGTTATTAATCAGCACTTCGGCGGCTCTGAGAATCTCTCACTCTATATCCAGGGCGATATTAAAAGTCCCGCCGTTCTTAACCAGATGCTCGAGATTCAGGAATACGCCGAGTCGCTCGATCACGTGGGTTATTCCATCTCGATAGCAGACTATGTTGCTGAAATCAACAAGGCGCTTAATAACAATGCCGCCGAGTTCAGGACAATACCGGCAACCCGGGATGCCGTGGCGCAGGAAATCCTGCTCTACACTATGTCCGGGGATCCCAGCGATTTCGAGCAGGTGGTGGACTACGATTACCGGCAGGCCAATGTGAGTATCCGCATGGAATCGGTGGGCAGTAGTGAGCTGGGTACCTTAGTTGAGGATATTGAAGAGTATACTGCCTCGCATGCGGACAGTATGTCGGTCGAAGTGACCGGCTCCTCTTACCTGTTCAAGGTGCTCACCGATCTATTAGTGCGAGGACAGATATGGAGCTTGATTACTTCACTGGGATTAGTCTGGTTGGTAATTGCTCTCATATTCCGATCGATAGCAGCCGGAGGATTCAGCATTATCCCCCTGACACTGACTATTGCGATCAACTTTGGGCTCATGGGCTGGTTTGGAATCCCTCTGGATACCGCGACCACTATGCTTGCGAGTATGGCAATCGGGATCGGGGTGGATTACAGCATCCATTTTCTCTCGCGATACAAACTGGAGGTCGAACGAACAGGCGATTACGATCAGGCCGCCATCCTCACCACGCAGACAACCGGCAAAGCAATCTTCTTTAATGCTGTCGCCGTCAGCATGGGATTTATTGCCCTCCTCTTCTCCAGCTTTCGTCCGATTCAGGTACTCGGTGGGCTCACGGTATTCACAATGGTCACGGCATCGGCAGGAGCGCTTACCATATTGCCTGCCGTACTCAGCAAGTTTCAACCCAAATTTTTAGGAAAACCAAAAACGAACACACAGGAGGAATAACCGATGAAAACATTATTCAAATCAATGGGAATATTAATCTTTGGGCTCACATTCATTTTGGCAATGGCCGCGCTACAGGTTCAGGCGCAACCGATAACCGCCAATGAGGTCATGGAGCGGGTGGAGAACACACCGGTTCCAACGGACCAGCAACTGGAAATGACCATGACATTAATCAATCGGCGTGGAGACAAACTCGAACGTGTCCTGGATGTGAAAAAGCAGGGGGAGGATAAATCCTACCTGTTGTTTCTCTCTCCTTCGGATGTCAAAAATACCGCCTTTCTGAACCTGTCTCATGACAACAGGGATGACGAAATGTACCTGTACCTCCCGGCGCTGCGAAAGGTGCGACGCATTGCTTCATCCAGCAAACACAAGAATTTCATGGGATCGGATTTCACGTATGCCGATATGGGGGATCGTGATATCAATGACTATACCTACGAAATGATCGACCGGGAAGCCCGGATTGACGGTGAGAACCTGTATCGGATCGAAGGCACAGCCAAACATCCCAGAGATGTTGGATATTCCAAACTCAAATTCTGGATCCGCAAGGATATTTTCCTGCCGGTAAAAATCGAGTACTATGACCTGAGTGGCGACATGTTGAAAGTGCAAACGAATGAACAGTTCAAACAGATAGAGCAATATTGGCTAGCAACGCACATCGAAATGAATAATGTGCAGACCAACCACCGGACCATCCTTGGGATGGAAGATATTGAGGTTGATGTCGACCTGCCGGATATGACGTGGACTGAGCGGAATTTACGGCGATGAATTCGATCCGGTCTCAGCCAATAATCAATGATAATTCGGAAAGGAAGTATTACCTATGTACAATTTAAAAATACTCAAACTGCTTATAATGGCGCTGTTTCTCAGCATGCCTCTGATTTCAGAGGCGCAACCCGAAATCTATGGATATCTGGAATCGGACGGGTATGTTTTTGTAAATGATTCCGCCAGGTTTGCGAAACAGATCAACGAGTTCAGGCTCAACTTCTCCTCTTCAAAAGACAACGCAGGCCTCTTTGCCTCGGCGAATATTTATGCCACACCAGGCGGAATCCAGACTGATCTCTGGGAAGGGTATGTGGATTACTACGGTTCGTTCTTTGACATACGAGCCGGAAAACAGATCATCACCTGGGGTACCACTGACGGCATCAATCCAACAGATAACCTGAACCCGCAGGATCTTGGCAGGAAGAGCCCGTTTTCCGAAACCTCGGATCGAAAAATCCCGGTGAATATGCTCCAGACAAATCTGTATGCCGGCAACTGGAAATTCACCGGCGTCTGGATACCGGATTTCCACGCCTACGGACTTCCTGATACTACGACCTGGCGGATGTCGCGTCCCTCATTGGAATTGACGCCGCCCCCGGGGGCAGTCGTTGATGACATTAGTCCGGTTTCCGGGCCGTCGTCACCTGCCAACACCCTGGAGAACTCCGAATATGCCGCCAAGGTCTCATCCGGAATATCCGGAGTGGATTTTTCGCTCAGTTACTACCACGGATGGGATGACTTTCCAACTCTGCATTCCGATCTGAAGTTACAATCGGTCGATCAAACCGGGACGAAGCATCTGATCGCCTCGCCCTACCTTCGTTACCACTCACTGGATGTCATCGGCGGTGACTTTTCCACGTCTCTTTTCGGACTTGGTATTCGCGGTGAAGGTGGCTACTTCATCACCGAAGATACCGACGAGACAAATCCGTTTATCCAGGACCCTTACTGGCATTATGTCCTGGGACTGGACTATACGTTTAAAAACGGTCTCTATGTAAACGGACAATTCAGTTCGGGACTATTTAACCGATATGGCATCGACAAATCCAACGAGGATAATTACCAGACGATGTTCGCCCTGACGTACGATATAAATAACTACAACTCCATCGAAATCGGCAGCATGTTTGCTCTTGAGGATGAAAACTACGTGTTAAAGCCAAAATACACCCGTACCCTTGGCAATGCGATTGATCTTACATTGGGAGCCTATATAATCGACGGAAATACAGATGAACACTTCGGTGCGTTCCGGGAAAACGACCAGATATACGCGGAGTTACGGTATAACTTTTAGTATAAATCGGATAAAAAATACTGCTGGTAGCTCTGGCTGAGCTACCAGCGCTATATGTCATTAATCAAATCTTTATGCCACCTCTGCTACAGCTGCAATCTCCGCCCGGTCGCCCGGCTGCAGTTCACCGCCCTGCAACACCCGGCAAAAAATCCCTTCCCGGGGCATGATGCAGTCGCCTGTCATTGTCCGTATTGCGCAGGCGGTGTGACACTCTTTACCGATCTGGGTGACTTCCAGGACGATTGAATTACCAAGGAAAAACTGCGTTCCGATTTCCACGCCGGAGAAATCCAGTCCGGCGGTGACAATATTCTCGGCAAAGGCGCCGTCTGCCAGATTCGGGATCTGCTCCCGCATTATATCGATGCTCTCCTGCGGTAAAATCGACACCTGTCGATGCCAGTCCCCGGCATGGGCATCGCCGACTATGCCGTGGTTTTCGCGGAATTCGGCAGTCTCAATCGGCTTCTTCACCCGCCCTTTTTTCGTACTGATGCAGATCGCCTCTATATATCCCATCGGATTATTCCTTTGTCTTCGTATTTAGGTATTGAGTCTGTCCACGGAAATAAATACACCGTTTGCTTCTTTTCCGGCGACACCTCATTCGTACCCACCGGAACGACTATAAACCCATCGCTCTCCGTGACACCCGACATCATGTGTGAGCGCTGGTGTCCGACCGGTTCTATGAGATATCCGGATTCTTCCTGTCTCACTATTTTTACCAGTAGATATTGCGCTCGTCCCGCTTTTCTCCGTGTATATGATTGATCCAGAAACGCAGGAACAGATGCTAAATTTGAGCCCGGATTCCCTGCCAGAGCATTAATCACCGGATATACATAGACCAGCGTGCTCATCAGCGTCGAGACCGGATTGCCGGGAAGTCCAAACAACAACTTTTCTCCCATAGATGCAAAATAGAGCGGCTTTCCCGGCTTCTGTTTCACCTTCCAGAAATGGCGCTCGAACCCGATTGACTCTGCGGCATCTTTTACATGATCATGGGGGCCGACTGAGACCCCGCCGCTTAACAGGATGATGTCCGCGACGTCGGTTGCTTCTTTTAAAATGCGCTTGGTCTCTGATAACGAATCGGGAATTTGAGATGAGTACACCGGCTCAATTCCCATATCTCTGAGATACGATTCGAAATAGAGCTGATTCGTATTCCGGATCTGTCCCGGCTTCAGCTTGGCGCCGAAGTCGACTAGTTCCTGCCCAGTGGTCAGGACAGCAACTTTTGGTTTAGAGAATACCTTCACCTGCTGGATCCCGAATCCCGCCAACCAGCTGAGCATCGGTGGAGTAATTTTATCGCGTTTTTGGGCGATAGTCTCCCCAGCGCTTACCTCTTCCCCTGCGAACCGGATATGCGAATACTGCTCACCAATATCGTTAATGACAACTTCGGTATCCCCGTTATCCGTATCCTCTACCGGCACTACCAGCGAAGTTCCTTCCGGCACATATGCTCCTGTCGAGATCCGGATTGCCTCACCGGGCTGCAGTTCATCATGATACGGAACCCCCGCCTGCGACTCACCGATGACCGGTAATTTCATAGGTAGTTTAGGCGGGGAGTTCAGATCCAGTGCAACCGCATAACCGTCCATGGCGCTGTTATTGAACCGCGGCAGCGGCTCCGGTGCGGTCAACTTCTCCGCAAGATAATACCCCAAGGACTCTGTGAGCGTACGATCTTCAGTCCGCCGCTCTGGCAGGTGATCTTTGATAGTTTGGATGGCTTGTTGTATTGAAATCATGATTTAGTGTTCAAATTAAAACCTGTGTTAATGTGTTATCGTGTTACTGTGTTACAGTTATTCGCCTTCTTAATCCTAATCTTACTCTTAATCTTAATCTGTTTTTTTCTTTCAGTTGTTATAAACATTTTTTCAGTTTTCGATCTTTTTTGCTTTTCTCTGCGCCCTCTGCGTCTCTGCGGTGAATCCGTTTTTATCTGTAGTAATCCGTTTTTTCTGCGTCATCTGCGTGCTATTGGTGTTTCCCGTGCCCGCCACCCCACAACATCGGAAAGATATGCAGCACACCGGGGAATAGCGCCTGCATGGATTCCCGCGCGCCGTTGGAACTGCCTGGAAGTGTGAGAATTAGCGATTGTCCGATTGTCCCGGCAATTTCCCTGGAGAGCATGGCGTACGGTGTTCTTTGCGTGCCGTAGTCCCGGAGTTTTTCTGCGATGCCGGGTGCCAGTTTTTCGAGGATAGGTCGTATGGCTTCCGGGGTGAAATCCTTCGGCCCGAATCCGGTGCCGCCTGTCGTAATTACCAGGTCGCAATTCTCCTCATTAACCAAAGCGAGTACCCGTTCCCGGATACGCTCCTCCTCGTCAGGCAAGATTTCATAAACCGCTACCTCAACCGGTTGATCTTCGAGATGCTTCTGTATCACCTTGCCGGATTTATCTTCTCTCGTGCCTTCGTAGGTGGAATCGGAAATCACCAGCACTGCTGTCTTCAGCGGACGGTCGAACTCCTCGCGATATTGCGACTTCCCGCCGCGCTTTTTCACCACTTTTATGTCGCCAAAGGACATCTCCTTGTCCAGCGGTTTGAGCATGTCAAAGCAGTTGAGCAGCGCCGCCGAAACGGCCGTCACCGCCTCCATCTCCACGCCGGTCTTCCAAACGGTTTCAACTTCGGCAACCACTCTGATTTGTTCTGATTCGACTTCAAAGGACAGATCCACCCAATCCAGCGGCATTGAATGACAAAAAGTGATGATGTCACTGGTATTCTTGGCTGCGTGAATCCCTGCCGCCCGGGCGGTAGCCAGGACATCTCCCTTGGGAACGGTTTTTTCTTTTACTCTCTGAAGAGTTTCAGAACTCGCGTAGAGATAGCCCTCCGCTTTGGCGTATCGTAAGGTATTCGATTTATGGCTCACGTTAATCATGTTCGACCTTCGTGTTTTCAATTGCGGGGTTAATCCGCGTCAATTGGTTACTCAATTTCTGTTGGATTCTGACAAGCATTGTATTCACCCGTTCAATCGCGACAATCCGTTCGATAATCAGTCCGGCGATGAGCGCTAGTGTTAAATTGTGCGTCGCAAGGGATATCGTCCCGACCGTCACCGCGGTCACGAGTTTGGGAAAATCCGCGAGTCGGCGCACCAGGATAATCATCGCCCAGCTGTCGAACAGCAAAAGTGTTCCAAGGATTGGGATAGGTATCAGGAACAGAAATGTACTCAGGTTTCCGACCAGCGCCAGTGTGACGAATGCGATTCCCAGAATGATGGTCGTCCCTCCTGTTTTCCCGCCGAACCGGGAATGAGCGGCGATTCCGCCTGCACCGTGACAGATGGGGAATCCGCCAAGCAATCCAATGAAGATGTCACTCAATCCAATACTCCCTGCCAGCTTGGATGTATTCACTCTCCGGGCCTGCTTGCCCCAGAATTCATGACAGGCATCGTTGGCTGCATACACTGCATTGCCAAGGGTCAGCGGCAGCTGCGGAATCATGAGCAACACCAGGATATCCCACCACTGGCTCCAGTGCGGAATTGAAAATTGAACAGCGCTCCCAGTAGCTGCTTCCACTCCGGGACGAATTCCAAAGAACAGGCTGGCGGCGACACTGGCAACTATTACTACCAATGCTATCGGCCGCTTTAGCAAGTATTTTCCAGCGATAAGAATTCCCAGCGTTCCCAGCGCCATAAGCAGAATCCAGTTCCCGGCGGGCAGTGCGCCATCGAGGAACAGTGTTTTCTCATAGATCAGCGCCAGCGCCTTCTTTGCGAGAAGCAGTCCGATACCGAGTTGAATCCCCCGGACAATCGCCTGGGAGAACCATTTCTGAAGCCACTTAATAAGACCGGTACTGGAGAGTATGATAAACAGCACTCCGTATAACACCGCAGCCGTGGAAAGCATTCCGGCGGAAAATCCGGCGGTGATGGCAATGACCGCCATCGCCTTCAGGGGCTGGACGCTCACCGGAACTTTGTAATACCATCCGGTGATGATATAGACGATCCCCCACAGCAGAAAGATCCGCGCCGACGGAAATCCGTTGGAGATCACCAGCGCAAACGCCAGCGGTAACGTCGTTCCCAGGTCGCCAATGGCGCCACTAAATTCCGACCAGCCGTATGTGTTTTTTGGTTTATTCATTTTTTAAAAATAGCACGCTGTTCCCGACAGGTCGGGAAACGCAGAAAAAACGGATAAACGCGGATTAAAAAACTATTATCTGTGGTTATCTGTTTAATCTGCGTCATCTGCGTGCGAATAGTTTCATCCACCGATGGTGGACATGCTTTCATATTGATTGAGTGTGTTTGCCGCTTCTGCTTCAACTCCCGATTTGTAACGATTCTGCAACGCTTCTCTGATTGCTTCACGGATTTGAATATCACTGGAACCTACCCGCAGCATATTTCTGAGATCAAGAACGTTGCTCCCGTACAGACAGGTTCTGAGTTGGCCGGTCGCCGAGACCCGAATCCGGGAGCAGCTGTCGCAGAAGGAGCGGCTGTAGCCGTAGATGATACCGATTTTCCCGGCATAGTCCGGCACTTGATAGAGTGACGCCACCTTCGAGCTGTTCTCACCCAGATTCCTGAGCGGAAATTCTTGCAGAATTTTATCCAGAATCTCATCGCCGGTCATCGGCTCCAGTGCGGAGATGTCCTCCCCGTTGAACGGCATCGGCTCGATAAATCGTACCGTGATGTCCTTGTCGGTGGTGAGTCTCACAAAATCGGGTATCTCGTGATCATTGACGCCCGGCAGAACGACCATGTTGATCTTCAACCGGAAACCACGGTCGTATGCCTCATGAATTGCGCCTAACGTCTGCTCAAAATCGGTGCGACGGGTAATCTTTGCGAACGTCTCCGGCAAAAGGCTGTCCAGACTCACGTTCAGGCTGGTGACGTCGATCGACTGCAATTGTTCGAGGTGATGAGTGAGTAGCGTACCGTTTGT
The DNA window shown above is from Candidatus Neomarinimicrobiota bacterium and carries:
- a CDS encoding TetR/AcrR family transcriptional regulator; translated protein: MARESTEIRKQQIVQATMEIIVSEGLHNLTVQKIADSVGITDAAIYRHFASKQEILLTMIDSIRHNLFAHIGTKVADDQPARDQLQETLKRHLEFIEAEHGTPHILFSEALYTDVTKLQQRLRSIMEHYQDYITSIIRHGKERGEFREDLDEEAVPMLFLGVIQSNVMLWTLAGQSYSLTDNYDHLWKILSEGLR
- a CDS encoding putative sulfate/molybdate transporter, which translates into the protein MNKPKNTYGWSEFSGAIGDLGTTLPLAFALVISNGFPSARIFLLWGIVYIITGWYYKVPVSVQPLKAMAVIAITAGFSAGMLSTAAVLYGVLFIILSSTGLIKWLQKWFSQAIVRGIQLGIGLLLAKKALALIYEKTLFLDGALPAGNWILLMALGTLGILIAGKYLLKRPIALVVIVASVAASLFFGIRPGVEAATGSAVQFSIPHWSQWWDILVLLMIPQLPLTLGNAVYAANDACHEFWGKQARRVNTSKLAGSIGLSDIFIGLLGGFPICHGAGGIAAHSRFGGKTGGTTIILGIAFVTLALVGNLSTFLFLIPIPILGTLLLFDSWAMIILVRRLADFPKLVTAVTVGTISLATHNLTLALIAGLIIERIVAIERVNTMLVRIQQKLSNQLTRINPAIENTKVEHD
- a CDS encoding molybdopterin molybdotransferase MoeA; amino-acid sequence: MISIQQAIQTIKDHLPERRTEDRTLTESLGYYLAEKLTAPEPLPRFNNSAMDGYAVALDLNSPPKLPMKLPVIGESQAGVPYHDELQPGEAIRISTGAYVPEGTSLVVPVEDTDNGDTEVVINDIGEQYSHIRFAGEEVSAGETIAQKRDKITPPMLSWLAGFGIQQVKVFSKPKVAVLTTGQELVDFGAKLKPGQIRNTNQLYFESYLRDMGIEPVYSSQIPDSLSETKRILKEATDVADIILLSGGVSVGPHDHVKDAAESIGFERHFWKVKQKPGKPLYFASMGEKLLFGLPGNPVSTLMSTLVYVYPVINALAGNPGSNLASVPAFLDQSYTRRKAGRAQYLLVKIVRQEESGYLIEPVGHQRSHMMSGVTESDGFIVVPVGTNEVSPEKKQTVYLFPWTDSIPKYEDKGIIRWDI
- a CDS encoding MOSC domain-containing protein → MGYIEAICISTKKGRVKKPIETAEFRENHGIVGDAHAGDWHRQVSILPQESIDIMREQIPNLADGAFAENIVTAGLDFSGVEIGTQFFLGNSIVLEVTQIGKECHTACAIRTMTGDCIMPREGIFCRVLQGGELQPGDRAEIAAVAEVA
- the moaA gene encoding GTP 3',8-cyclase MoaA, with product MPSPLRDNFGRRMDYLRLAVTDRCNLRCQYCMPAQGMEFAHRSEVLSWDEMERLCRIFVDSGVRKIRITGGEPFARQGLTGFLARLQGFRNQPDTGITTNGTLLTHHLEQLQSIDVTSLNVSLDSLLPETFAKITRRTDFEQTLGAIHEAYDRGFRLKINMVVLPGVNDHEIPDFVRLTTDKDITVRFIEPMPFNGEDISALEPMTGDEILDKILQEFPLRNLGENSSKVASLYQVPDYAGKIGIIYGYSRSFCDSCSRIRVSATGQLRTCLYGSNVLDLRNMLRVGSSDIQIREAIREALQNRYKSGVEAEAANTLNQYESMSTIGG
- a CDS encoding outer membrane lipoprotein-sorting protein — its product is MKTLFKSMGILIFGLTFILAMAALQVQAQPITANEVMERVENTPVPTDQQLEMTMTLINRRGDKLERVLDVKKQGEDKSYLLFLSPSDVKNTAFLNLSHDNRDDEMYLYLPALRKVRRIASSSKHKNFMGSDFTYADMGDRDINDYTYEMIDREARIDGENLYRIEGTAKHPRDVGYSKLKFWIRKDIFLPVKIEYYDLSGDMLKVQTNEQFKQIEQYWLATHIEMNNVQTNHRTILGMEDIEVDVDLPDMTWTERNLRR
- the moaCB gene encoding bifunctional molybdenum cofactor biosynthesis protein MoaC/MoaB, which gives rise to MINVSHKSNTLRYAKAEGYLYASSETLQRVKEKTVPKGDVLATARAAGIHAAKNTSDIITFCHSMPLDWVDLSFEVESEQIRVVAEVETVWKTGVEMEAVTAVSAALLNCFDMLKPLDKEMSFGDIKVVKKRGGKSQYREEFDRPLKTAVLVISDSTYEGTREDKSGKVIQKHLEDQPVEVAVYEILPDEEERIRERVLALVNEENCDLVITTGGTGFGPKDFTPEAIRPILEKLAPGIAEKLRDYGTQRTPYAMLSREIAGTIGQSLILTLPGSSNGARESMQALFPGVLHIFPMLWGGGHGKHQ
- a CDS encoding MMPL family transporter, with the translated sequence MKLFTQWVLKYRWMVVILTLGLTGFFAWQMPKMSIDNSIDNMLPADHPAKQAYDKVSETFGSTDILVVALHSDSLFSPSVLDQIYEITYEFEAVSGVTEVRSISTANYMRGSEFGLEVEDLMPEPPKRQADIDSLRQKIDDSDIYTGTIISENREYAGFIIRLAPEADDATVYRGIQSVIRSQPNNDDFSIAGAPAVNTVMADSMKHDLTTLLPFVILLVLLSLYFSFRSLQGVLLPVLTVLISVIWTLGLMALLSIPMAMISTILPILLVAIGSAYGIHAINGYYEELVGDQSKAEAITGAMAHVGKAILMAGLTTLIGFAALATSQVTQVQQFGLFTAFGVASALILSITFIPAILMTLPVPKNINARDNNASPGLLDRQLEGLAKFTLRHKKMVIITGALLLLLSVAGFPWLFVETNTLRFFKPESEIRQATAVINQHFGGSENLSLYIQGDIKSPAVLNQMLEIQEYAESLDHVGYSISIADYVAEINKALNNNAAEFRTIPATRDAVAQEILLYTMSGDPSDFEQVVDYDYRQANVSIRMESVGSSELGTLVEDIEEYTASHADSMSVEVTGSSYLFKVLTDLLVRGQIWSLITSLGLVWLVIALIFRSIAAGGFSIIPLTLTIAINFGLMGWFGIPLDTATTMLASMAIGIGVDYSIHFLSRYKLEVERTGDYDQAAILTTQTTGKAIFFNAVAVSMGFIALLFSSFRPIQVLGGLTVFTMVTASAGALTILPAVLSKFQPKFLGKPKTNTQEE